A DNA window from Streptomyces sp. 71268 contains the following coding sequences:
- a CDS encoding GNAT family N-acetyltransferase, with translation MLVLAPGSASEPAAELQLLRADHAPAVLAFERANRAYFAASIPDRGDAYFAQFAARHRALLDEQSLGVCYFHVLVAADGEVLGRVNLVDVAGGSAELGYRVAERAAGRGLATAAVRAICARAATEYRLTALEAETTLDNAGSRAVLTRTGFVVAGETTLDGRPGLRFVRDLRTEAGAR, from the coding sequence GTGCTCGTCCTCGCGCCCGGTTCCGCTTCCGAGCCCGCCGCCGAGTTGCAACTCCTGCGGGCCGACCACGCGCCGGCCGTGCTCGCCTTCGAGCGTGCGAACCGCGCCTACTTCGCCGCGTCGATCCCCGACCGTGGCGACGCCTACTTCGCGCAGTTCGCCGCCCGCCACCGCGCCCTGCTGGACGAACAGTCCCTGGGCGTCTGCTATTTCCACGTGCTGGTCGCGGCCGACGGCGAGGTGCTGGGCCGGGTCAACCTGGTCGACGTGGCGGGCGGTTCGGCCGAACTCGGCTACCGCGTCGCCGAACGCGCGGCCGGCCGCGGCCTGGCCACGGCCGCGGTCCGCGCGATCTGCGCCCGCGCCGCCACGGAGTACAGGCTGACCGCGCTGGAGGCCGAGACCACGCTCGACAACGCGGGCTCGCGCGCGGTGTTGACCCGTACCGGCTTCGTCGTCGCCGGCGAGACGACGCTGGACGGGCGGCCCGGGCTGCGTTTCGTACGGGACCTGCGGACGGAGGCCGGCGCGCGCTGA
- a CDS encoding LysR family transcriptional regulator has protein sequence MFDLHRLRLLRELKHRGTLAAVAAALSYSPSAISQQLAQLEAEVGVPLLEPVGRRVRLTEQAEILVGHAEAVLERLERAEADIATSLTDLTGTLRVAAFQTAALALVPAALTLLRAAHPRLRLHVTQREPERALPALLARDFDVVVAEEYPGNPNPRPDGVEQEDLCADPLRLALPPGIAGATADAPPRAALRALAEHPWVMEPADTAARHWALTLCRTAGFEPDVRYESTDLLLHLRLVEQGHAAALLPDLVWSGREPSVPVRELPRGQRARRLFTAVRRGSSHHPAVRACRQALRQAVAGTPSLREGANSGAQRDQLT, from the coding sequence ATGTTCGATCTCCACCGGCTGCGGCTGTTGCGCGAGCTGAAGCACCGGGGCACGCTCGCCGCCGTCGCCGCCGCCCTGTCGTACAGCCCCTCCGCCATCTCGCAGCAGCTCGCCCAGTTGGAGGCGGAGGTCGGGGTGCCGCTGCTTGAGCCGGTCGGGCGGCGGGTGCGCCTGACGGAACAGGCCGAGATCCTGGTCGGGCACGCCGAGGCGGTCCTGGAGCGCCTGGAGCGCGCCGAGGCGGACATCGCGACCTCGCTCACGGACCTCACGGGCACGCTGCGGGTCGCGGCGTTCCAGACCGCGGCGCTCGCCCTGGTGCCGGCCGCGCTGACACTGCTGCGCGCCGCGCACCCCCGGCTTCGCCTGCACGTCACCCAGCGCGAACCGGAGCGGGCGCTGCCGGCGCTGCTGGCCCGCGACTTCGACGTGGTGGTGGCCGAGGAGTACCCGGGCAACCCCAACCCGCGCCCGGACGGCGTGGAGCAGGAGGACCTGTGCGCCGATCCGCTGCGCCTGGCCCTGCCGCCCGGCATCGCCGGGGCCACGGCCGACGCGCCGCCCCGGGCGGCGCTGCGCGCGCTGGCGGAGCACCCGTGGGTGATGGAGCCGGCCGACACGGCGGCCCGGCACTGGGCCCTGACCCTGTGCCGGACCGCCGGTTTCGAGCCCGACGTGCGGTACGAGTCCACCGATCTCCTGCTCCACCTGCGCCTGGTGGAACAGGGCCACGCCGCGGCGCTCCTGCCCGACCTGGTCTGGAGCGGCCGGGAACCGAGCGTTCCGGTACGCGAGTTGCCGCGCGGGCAGCGGGCGCGCCGGCTGTTCACCGCCGTGCGCCGCGGCAGCAGCCACCACCCGGCCGTACGCGCCTGCCGGCAGGCGCTCCGCCAGGCCGTGGCCGGCACGCCAAGCCTCAGGGAGGGCGCCAACTCCGGCGCCCAGCGAGACCAGTTGACGTAA
- a CDS encoding RraA family protein, with protein MARRFAALTTAHVADACVRAGVTVRCAPSALRAVTPGSRVAGRVLPARHVGSVDVFLEAYETARPDDVLVVDNGGRLDEACVGDLAVLEAQAAGVAGVVIWGLHRDTADIRAIGLPVFSTGALPTGPLSLRERPADALTSATVGDWTVSAADLVFADDDGVLFAPADRADELLTLAETIRDTERRQAERIRAGHTLRAQVGFDAYLAKRRETPTLTFRDHLRAVGGAIEE; from the coding sequence GTGGCGCGGCGGTTCGCGGCGCTGACGACGGCGCACGTGGCGGACGCGTGCGTGCGCGCCGGGGTGACGGTGCGCTGCGCGCCCTCGGCCCTGCGGGCCGTGACGCCGGGCAGCCGGGTCGCCGGGCGGGTGCTGCCGGCGCGGCACGTGGGCAGCGTGGACGTCTTCCTTGAGGCGTACGAGACCGCGCGCCCCGACGACGTACTGGTGGTGGACAACGGCGGACGGCTCGACGAGGCGTGCGTGGGCGACCTCGCGGTCCTTGAGGCCCAGGCCGCCGGGGTCGCCGGGGTGGTGATCTGGGGGCTGCACCGCGACACGGCCGACATCCGCGCCATCGGCCTGCCCGTGTTCAGCACCGGCGCGCTCCCCACCGGGCCGCTGAGCCTGCGCGAGCGCCCGGCCGACGCGCTGACCTCCGCCACCGTCGGCGACTGGACGGTGAGCGCGGCCGACCTGGTGTTCGCCGACGACGACGGCGTGCTCTTCGCCCCCGCCGACCGGGCTGACGAACTCCTCACCCTCGCCGAGACGATCCGCGACACCGAACGGCGCCAGGCCGAGCGGATCAGGGCCGGCCACACGCTCCGCGCCCAGGTGGGATTCGACGCGTACCTGGCCAAGCGCCGCGAGACGCCGACCCTGACCTTCCGCGACCACCTGCGGGCCGTCGGCGGCGCGATCGAGGAGTGA
- a CDS encoding alkene reductase: MTETLTTTDVTTHAPSTAAGGAQPLLRPLDVGGLTLPNRVVMAPMTRARAAGATLAPAAMHAAYYAQRASAGLIITEGTWISERAIGFTHVPGVYREEQVAGWRRVTDAVHVLGGRIVLQLWHTGAASHPDHLGGALPAGPSAINPRVRSFTPGGFRDTVVPRAMTRADIADTVAEFRSAAERARRAGFDGVEIGALGTFLLAQFLNPRLNQRDDAYGTDRVGRRRLLLEVVDAVAGTWPDGCVGVRLAPYWHDGDRFVADEPLLADYDALVAELDERPVSYLHLRGRDPIAPDAALDVAAFARYRSRFAGPLIVNNGFDRATGNAALAAGVADAVSYARHYVANPDLVARFALDRALSPGDPATYYAGGAEGYVDYPASNWGAAPA, translated from the coding sequence ATGACCGAGACTCTGACGACCACGGATGTCACCACACACGCCCCGTCGACCGCCGCCGGGGGCGCGCAGCCACTGCTGCGCCCGCTGGACGTCGGCGGGCTCACGCTGCCCAACCGGGTGGTGATGGCCCCGATGACCCGGGCCCGCGCGGCGGGCGCGACGCTGGCGCCGGCCGCGATGCACGCCGCCTACTACGCCCAGCGCGCCAGCGCGGGCCTGATCATCACCGAGGGGACCTGGATCAGCGAGCGGGCCATCGGCTTCACCCACGTGCCCGGCGTCTACCGCGAGGAGCAGGTCGCCGGGTGGCGGCGGGTCACCGACGCGGTGCACGTGCTGGGCGGCCGCATCGTGCTCCAGCTCTGGCACACGGGCGCCGCCTCGCACCCCGACCACCTCGGGGGTGCGCTGCCCGCCGGCCCGTCCGCGATCAACCCGCGGGTGCGGTCCTTCACCCCCGGCGGGTTCCGGGACACCGTCGTGCCGCGCGCGATGACCCGCGCCGACATCGCGGACACGGTCGCCGAGTTCCGCTCGGCGGCTGAGCGGGCGCGCCGCGCGGGGTTCGACGGCGTCGAGATCGGCGCCCTCGGCACGTTCCTGCTCGCGCAGTTCCTCAACCCGCGGCTCAACCAGCGCGACGACGCGTACGGCACCGACCGGGTCGGCCGGCGGCGGCTGCTCCTGGAGGTCGTCGACGCGGTGGCCGGGACCTGGCCGGACGGGTGCGTGGGAGTGCGCCTCGCGCCCTACTGGCACGACGGCGACCGGTTCGTCGCCGACGAGCCGCTGCTCGCCGACTACGACGCGCTGGTGGCCGAACTCGACGAGCGGCCGGTGTCCTACCTGCACCTGCGCGGTCGCGACCCGATCGCGCCCGACGCCGCCCTCGACGTCGCCGCGTTCGCCCGCTACCGGAGCCGGTTCGCCGGGCCGCTGATCGTGAACAACGGCTTCGACCGCGCGACGGGGAACGCCGCCCTCGCGGCCGGCGTCGCCGACGCCGTCTCGTACGCCAGGCACTACGTCGCCAACCCCGACCTCGTCGCCCGATTCGCCCTCGACCGCGCGCTGTCACCCGGCGACCCGGCCACGTACTACGCGGGCGGAGCCGAGGGGTACGTCGACTACCCGGCGAGCAACTGGGGTGCGGCGCCGGCCTGA